In Arthrobacter sp. CDRTa11, one DNA window encodes the following:
- a CDS encoding Hachiman antiphage defense system protein HamA: MSVVTMFDSWCSNGGLTPIASQAVGKVVGKIDSHDDATGVEVLAAKLPDSYADTTALALIAEKHGKPGLATFLRHRLPTKKSARSGDMGEILATAYLAEERGYVVGPSRLIDRDHQEWAMRGDDVLAARIHDGSKLHIVKAEAKSRVTLGQATVKEAREGLARNDEMPSPHSLSQFATRLLKTSDRKIGEAVLDLQLTDGVRSDCVGHLMFLLTGGDPSAHVGADLNAYSGTVAQLTVTLRVQHHQKFINDSYDKVVVNVP, translated from the coding sequence ATGAGCGTCGTGACCATGTTTGATAGTTGGTGCTCAAACGGTGGGCTGACTCCGATCGCCAGCCAAGCAGTTGGCAAGGTAGTAGGCAAGATCGACTCTCATGACGACGCCACGGGAGTTGAGGTTTTAGCTGCCAAGCTCCCCGATTCTTACGCCGACACAACGGCTCTCGCGTTGATCGCTGAGAAGCATGGAAAGCCTGGGCTGGCGACTTTTCTCCGCCACCGGCTCCCGACAAAGAAAAGCGCTCGATCCGGCGATATGGGTGAGATCCTGGCGACGGCGTATCTCGCCGAGGAGCGCGGTTACGTCGTCGGGCCTAGTCGACTCATCGACCGAGACCACCAAGAGTGGGCGATGCGAGGTGACGACGTGCTGGCCGCCAGGATTCATGACGGCTCAAAGTTGCACATCGTCAAAGCCGAAGCCAAGAGTCGTGTCACCCTCGGTCAAGCCACAGTCAAAGAAGCAAGAGAGGGTCTCGCCCGAAACGACGAAATGCCGTCCCCGCATTCACTATCCCAATTCGCTACCCGTCTACTGAAGACATCTGATCGCAAGATTGGCGAAGCCGTGCTCGACTTGCAGCTAACCGATGGGGTGAGGTCGGATTGCGTAGGTCATTTGATGTTTCTGCTAACGGGCGGCGACCCAAGCGCTCACGTGGGCGCAGATCTCAACGCCTATTCTGGCACGGTCGCCCAGCTGACCGTTACGCTCCGAGTCCAGCATCACCAAAAGTTCATTAACGATTCCTACGACAAGGTTGTCGTCAATGTCCCGTGA